A genomic region of Solanum dulcamara chromosome 2, daSolDulc1.2, whole genome shotgun sequence contains the following coding sequences:
- the LOC129881065 gene encoding protein EIN4-like, with translation MLRWFFVGFLISLFIISVIATDNEFSNCNCDEEGFWSIHTILDCQKVSDFLIAIAYFSIPLELLYFISCSDVPFKWVLFQFIAFIVLCGLTHLLNGLTYSAHPSFQLIMSLTVAKILTALVSCATAITLLTLFPMLLKVKVRELFLTQNVFELDQEVGMMKKQKEVYTHVRMLTREIRKSLDKHTILYTTLVELSKTLNLQNCAVWMPNEDRSLMNLTHGLSPDSAVEYHRSLPIDDPDVLEITKNEGVRILRQDSVLAAASSGGPGEPCTVAAIRMPLLCASDFKGGTPELVDARYAILVLVIPSANDDWSHNEMEIVEVVADQVAVALSHATVLEESQLMREKLETRNGLLQQSKENALKASQARNSFQKVMNNGMRRPMHSILGLLSILQDENTSSNQRIIIDTMVRTSTVLSNLINDAMDMPDKDEGRFPVAMMPFQMHSLIREASCLVKCLCVYKGFGFSTDVPNSLPNLVMGDEKRTFQVILHMVGHLLNISSGRGSVVFKAILESGTEGRNDKLQGARKHSVFDEYVTIKFEIEVSRGGSQTDSSILTTHFGGRRCNSKELKEGMSFSMCKKLVQMMQGNVWMPSNTEGHAQRMTLILRFLKQSSFRKHMFELVNPLEQAISSSMFKGLQVLLADDDDVNRMVTKKLLEKLGCQVIAVSSGFQCLSAMGHSTTSIQVVILDLHMPEMDGFEVATRVRKFHSHSWPLIIALSSTSEEQVSDRCLQVGINGVIRKPVLLHGMAEELQRVLQRAGEGF, from the exons atgttaAGGTGGTTTTTTGTGGGATTCTTGATTTCTTTGTTCATCATATCTGTTATAGCTACTGATAATGAATTCTCCAATTGTAACTGTGATGAAGAGGGTTTTTGGAGTATACATACCATTCTTGATTGCCAAAAAGTGAGTGATTTCTTGATTGCAATTGCTTATTTTTCGATTCCACTCGAGTTGCTTTACTTTATTAGTTGCTCTGATGTTCCATTCAAATGGGTTCTTTTTCAATTCATTGCATTCATTGTTCTATGTGGATTGACTCATTTGCTCAATGGATTGACTTATAGTGCCCATCCTTCATTCCAATTGATAATGTCCTTAACCGTTGCAAAAATCCTAACCGCCCTTGTTTCTTGTGCAACTGCAATCACCCTTTTGACTTTGTTCCCTATGCTACTCAAAGTTAAGGTTAGAGAACTATTTTTGACTCAAAATGTGTTCGAGCTTGATCAAGAGGTTGGTATGATGAAGAAACAGAAAGAAGTGTATACTCATGTCCGAATGCTGACACGTGAAATTAGAAAGTCGCTTGATAAACATACTATATTGTATACTACTTTAGTTGAGCTTTCAAAGACCTTAAATCTGCAGAATTGTGCTGTTTGGATGCCAAATGAGGATAGGTCATTGATGAACTTGACGCACGGGTTAAGCCCCGATTCTGCTGTAGAATACCATCGTTCACTTCCAATTGATGATCCGGATGTGTTAGAGATAACAAAGAACGAAGGAGTAAGGATTTTGAGGCAAGATTCTGTTCTTGCAGCTGCAAGCAGTGGAGGGCCTGGTGAGCCATGTACTGTTGCAGCGATTCGGATGCCGTTGCTTTGTGCTTCGGATTTCAAAGGTGGGACGCCTGAGTTGGTTGACGCTCGTTATGCTATTTTAGTATTGGTTATTCCGAGTGCAAATGATGATTGGAGCCATAATGAGATGGAGATAGTGGAAGTAGTTGCTGATCAGGTGGCTGTGGCCCTATCCCACGCGACGGTTCTTGAAGAGTCACAATTAATGAGAGAGAAACTAGAAACGAGGAACGGTTTGCTGCAACAGTCTAAGGAGAATGCCCTGAAAGCAAGCCAGGCGAGGAATTCGTTTCAGAAGGTAATGAACAATGGGATGAGACGGCCAATGCACTCGATCTTGGGTTTGCTTTCCATACTGCAAGATGAGAACACAAGCTCTAACCAGAGGATTATTATTGACACGATGGTGAGAACGAGCACTGTTCTGTCAAATTTAATAAATGATGCAATGGATATGCCCGACAAAGATGAAGGGAGATTCCCAGTAGCAATGATGCCCTTTCAGATGCATTCACTGATCAGAGAGGCTTCTTGTCTTGTTAAGTGCCTGTGTGTTTATAAGGGCTTTGGCTTTTCCACGGACGTTCCCAATTCTTTACCTAATCTGGTGATGGGTGATGAAAAGAGAACGTTTCAGGTTATACTTCATATGGTAGGACATCTATTGAATATCAGCTCTGGAAGGGGGTCTGTTGTATTCAAGGCTATTCTGGAGAGTGGAACTGAGGGCAGGAATGATAAGCTTCAGGGAGCAAGAAAACATAGCGTATTCGATGAATATGTTACCATAAAATTTGAGATTGAAGTTAGTCGCGGAGGTTCTCAAACAGATAGCTCAATCTTAACTACTCACTTTGGCGGAAGGAGGTGTAACAGCAAAGAGTTAAAGGAAGGCATGAGTTTCAGCATGTGCAAAAAGCTCGTTCAG ATGATGCAGGGAAATGTATGGATGCCCTCCAATACCGAGGGTCATGCACAAAGGATGACTCTTATTCTCCGATTTCTTAAACAGTCATCATTCAGAAAACATATGTTTGAACTTGTAAATCCTTTGGAGCAAGCTATTTCAAGCTCAATGTTCAAAGGCCTCCAAGTTCTACTTGCTGATGACGACGACGTAAACAGAATGGTAACCAAGAAACTGCTTGAAAAACTAGGCTGCCAAGTAATTGCTGTTTCGTCCGGTTTTCAGTGCCTAAGTGCAATGGGCCATTCAACAACTTCCATCCAAGTTGTCATTTTGGATCTTCACATGCCGGAAATGGATGGATTTGAAGTGGCAACAAGGGTTCGGAAATTCCACAGCCATAGTTGGCCGTTGATCATAGCATTATCTTCTACTTCAGAGGAACAAGTATCGGACAGATGCCTACAGGTCGGAATCAATGGTGTCATACGAAAGCCTGTTCTCCTGCATGGAATGGCTGAAGAACTTCAAAGAGTCTTACAACGGGCTGGTGAAGGCTTTTGA